In a genomic window of Styela clava chromosome 11, kaStyClav1.hap1.2, whole genome shotgun sequence:
- the LOC120347563 gene encoding uncharacterized protein LOC120347563, giving the protein MMNWSGKHSSGKNCKSRYCVHNSCDKPTSSNGYTDFREEACSQANDYLVEPRFDMDGKSTYGDYGGACVPPGNRHFIPRRAKLKAAGGRSISLYEKWRLMQYHTNCIMKRFMEAHSVNVSVLPPCVNYDLWKHPKWKLLYDKPLDEDPCPDCDVRFSADSDGIYRPKIAPASILLPGRWRRRLYSDTIVLIGLPQHITVAYMKETPSHVYVEYVDPAGPSGDRRGSEEVQLWMHQYLGPRLGKPIKFYQAAKGINFQLDKNDVMCQTWIWYWVYFRLVRRVTTDAMARHVYQLGIQGKSLNRIHRYNCWLSDLHKLGFYTTETRSQTRVAVEMTPARPHPAARPEKKRSRMQVALKKIIKKTSNTCFSKSYAYNSSDDESDTDVDDLQTESSSCTSGDFGLNDSGTSLSDDITD; this is encoded by the exons ATGATGAACTGGTCAGGGAAGCATAGCTCaggaaaaaattgtaaaagccGTTATTGTGTCCACAATAGCTGTGACAAACCTACGTCGTCAAATGGATATACCGATTTCCGGGAGGAGGCATGTTCACAAGCGAACGATTATTTGGTCGAGCCCAG ATTCGACATGGACGGCAAGTCAACATATGGCGATTACGGAGGAGCATGTGTACCTCCTGGAAATCGTCACTTTATACCAAGAAGAGCGAAGTTAAAAGCCGCCGGTG GCCGATCGATTTCTTTATATGAAAAATGGCGCTTGATGCAGTATCACACAAATTGTATCATGAAAAGATTCATGGAAGCACATTCCGTCAATGTATCTGTTCTCCCTCCGTGCGTAAACTACGATTTGTGGAAGCACCCTAAGTGGAAATTACTGTACGACAAG CCCCTGGACGAAGATCCTTGTCCAGATTGTGACGTACGATTCAGCGCAGATTCTGATGGCATATATCGACCGAAAATTGCACCTGCTAGTATACTCTTACCAGGCAGATGGCGGAGAAGACTTTATTCG GACACAATAGTATTGATTGGTCTTCCTCAGCATATCACTGTGGCGTATATGAAAGAAACACCAAGCCACGTGTACGTGGAATATGTGGATCCAG CTGGACCATCAGGAGATAGACGAGGGTCAGAGGAGGTTCAATTGTGGATGCATCAATATTTAGGTCCAAGATTAGGAAAACCGATCAAATTTTATCAAGCGGCTAAGGGAATCAACTTTCAA CTGGATAAAAATGACGTCATGTGTCAGACTTGGATTTGGTACTGGGTCTATTTCAGATTAGTTCGCAGAGTTACTACAGATGCAATGGCCAGACATGTATATCA GTTAGGAATTCAAGGAAAAAGTTTAAATCGAATCCACCGCTACAATTGTTGGCTGTCGGATTTGCATAAACTAGGATTTTATACAACTGAGACAAGATCTCAAACACGAGTGGCCGTTGAAATGACTCCAGCTCGGCCCCATCCTGCCGCTAGACCAGAGAAGAAACGTAGCAGAATGCAAGTGGCTTTAAAGAAAATTATTAAGAAAACTTCAAACACTTGTTTCTCAAAGTCATACGCTTACAATTCAAGTGACGACGAATCTGATACTGATGTGGATGATTTACAGACCGAATCGTCGTCTTGCACTTCCGGTGATTTTGGTCTCAATGATTCAGGAACTTCGCTATCTGATGATATAACCGACTAA